A window of Paenibacillus sp. 19GGS1-52 contains these coding sequences:
- a CDS encoding FAD-dependent oxidoreductase, with amino-acid sequence MENYTLKSKELPLYSSYDVIVVGGGPAGCTAAAAAAREGARTLLIEATGSLGGMGTSGLVPAWCPFSDKQKVIYRGLAAKVFDTLKAQMPHVKEDALDWVPIDPEKLKRVYDDLVSEAGAHVLFLSMLADVERDAEGNITALIILNKGGLQAFQAAVYVDCTGDGDVAAWAGADYRKGDEDTGELQPATHCFILGNVDDYAYLNGPNLHADNLQSPIHEVVRSGDYPGIPDTHLCNNMVAPRAVGFNAGHLWGIDNTNAFSVSEALIQGRKMAADYRDMLAAVQPAAFGNAFVMSTGTLIGTRESRRITGDYILTAEDYISRRSFSDEICRNSYFIDVHGTQTEQQCGEGSGLSITLYGPGESHGIPYRCLTPLGLRNVLVAGRSISCDRRVLGSVRVMPVCLAMGEAAGLAAALAVRHNDGDVHAVNVELLRGRLREEGAYLPELQPKSVGSEHNE; translated from the coding sequence ATGGAGAACTATACGCTGAAGAGCAAAGAACTACCGCTTTATTCCTCCTATGATGTCATTGTAGTCGGAGGAGGACCGGCGGGTTGTACTGCAGCGGCCGCGGCGGCAAGAGAAGGAGCGCGGACACTGCTGATCGAAGCGACCGGAAGTCTTGGTGGGATGGGAACGTCCGGGTTAGTGCCCGCCTGGTGCCCATTCTCTGACAAGCAGAAAGTGATCTACCGGGGACTTGCAGCGAAGGTGTTCGATACATTGAAAGCACAGATGCCGCATGTGAAGGAGGACGCGCTGGATTGGGTGCCGATCGATCCGGAGAAACTCAAAAGAGTCTATGACGATCTTGTATCGGAGGCAGGCGCGCATGTCTTGTTCCTGAGCATGCTGGCGGATGTGGAGAGAGATGCTGAAGGTAACATCACGGCACTCATTATCCTGAATAAGGGTGGATTGCAGGCGTTCCAGGCAGCGGTTTATGTCGACTGTACAGGTGATGGCGATGTCGCTGCATGGGCAGGGGCCGACTATCGCAAGGGAGATGAAGATACCGGCGAGCTTCAGCCAGCCACCCATTGCTTCATCCTTGGCAACGTGGACGATTACGCCTATTTGAATGGTCCAAATTTGCATGCGGACAACTTGCAGAGCCCGATACATGAAGTCGTCCGGTCGGGGGATTACCCGGGGATTCCGGATACCCATTTGTGCAACAATATGGTCGCTCCACGCGCTGTAGGCTTCAATGCCGGTCATCTTTGGGGAATTGACAACACCAATGCGTTCTCGGTATCAGAAGCGCTGATTCAGGGCCGCAAGATGGCGGCGGACTACCGGGATATGCTCGCGGCTGTCCAGCCCGCTGCTTTTGGCAATGCATTTGTCATGAGTACAGGCACACTTATTGGAACGCGTGAATCACGGCGAATTACCGGTGACTACATCCTGACGGCGGAAGACTACATTTCCCGCAGAAGCTTTAGCGATGAGATCTGCCGCAACAGCTACTTCATCGATGTGCACGGTACACAGACAGAGCAGCAGTGCGGCGAAGGGTCGGGCCTGTCCATTACGCTTTACGGGCCGGGGGAATCGCACGGGATACCTTACCGCTGCCTTACGCCACTTGGGCTGCGCAATGTACTGGTAGCCGGCCGTTCCATTTCCTGCGATCGCAGGGTACTGGGCAGCGTCCGGGTAATGCCAGTCTGTCTGGCCATGGGAGAAGCAGCGGGGTTGGCCGCAGCACTGGCCGTCAGACACAACGACGGTGACGTTCATGCCGTCAATGTTGAACTGCTGCGCGGGCGTTTGCGGGAAGAAGGCGCATATTTACCAGAATTACAGCCCAAGTCTGTGGGGAGCGAACACAATGAGTGA
- a CDS encoding M14 family metallopeptidase, whose translation MQQYIAHHGDTVSRIAARHGLTPEHVVQGNPWASRQPYLFPGQMLFLPSAPRKRYAVQEGDDAESISALFGVSVDELERLNPGVTSRRLCVPGKELVIPLAAPRTEVYLRGEYGPVEVEADIGKLQNKYPFIQKDCVGTSVLGKPLHLLKIGNGSRHLHVNAALHANEWLTAPCLMSFIEQYAAAYAEGKAWNGHHPEEWYSNWTIWAVPMVNPDGVELVQEGVLSGHPFYEELMKWNGGRRSFRHWKANIHGVDLGDQFPAHWEEERTRRGVPGPAPRDYSGPAPLSEPEAAALAQLAEEVPGTAAVSLHSQGGEIYWNYRGYEPPESKELALSLAAASGYKAVELTGSDAGYKDWFIQRFRRPGFTVELGIGKNPLPLADFEDMALETGLILANILSNLK comes from the coding sequence ATGCAGCAATATATTGCCCATCATGGAGATACCGTAAGCCGGATCGCCGCGAGGCATGGACTAACGCCGGAGCATGTAGTTCAAGGAAACCCATGGGCTAGCAGGCAGCCTTATTTATTCCCGGGACAAATGCTGTTCCTGCCTTCCGCCCCGCGCAAACGTTATGCTGTGCAAGAGGGGGACGATGCGGAGAGCATTTCCGCTCTGTTTGGCGTAAGCGTGGATGAGCTTGAGAGGCTGAATCCGGGGGTGACCTCAAGACGTTTGTGCGTTCCCGGTAAAGAGCTAGTTATACCTCTCGCCGCACCCCGGACAGAGGTATATCTGCGTGGTGAATACGGACCCGTCGAGGTCGAAGCAGATATTGGGAAGCTGCAGAACAAGTATCCTTTTATTCAAAAAGACTGCGTCGGCACAAGCGTATTAGGCAAGCCGCTTCACTTGCTGAAGATCGGCAACGGTTCCCGCCATCTCCATGTGAACGCCGCCTTGCACGCCAATGAATGGTTGACTGCACCTTGTCTGATGTCATTTATAGAGCAGTATGCGGCGGCTTATGCTGAAGGCAAAGCCTGGAATGGCCACCATCCTGAAGAATGGTACAGCAATTGGACGATCTGGGCTGTGCCCATGGTCAATCCTGATGGTGTGGAGCTGGTGCAGGAGGGTGTTCTATCTGGCCATCCTTTTTATGAGGAACTGATGAAATGGAATGGTGGACGGCGCAGCTTCCGGCACTGGAAGGCCAATATCCACGGAGTGGATTTAGGTGACCAGTTTCCGGCCCACTGGGAAGAGGAGCGGACCCGACGGGGAGTGCCTGGGCCGGCTCCACGTGACTACAGCGGACCCGCTCCGCTCAGTGAGCCGGAAGCCGCCGCACTGGCTCAACTAGCGGAGGAGGTTCCCGGCACTGCTGCTGTATCCCTGCATAGCCAGGGGGGAGAGATTTACTGGAATTACCGAGGGTATGAACCACCTGAGAGCAAGGAGCTTGCGTTAAGTCTGGCAGCGGCCAGCGGGTACAAGGCGGTTGAGTTGACCGGCAGTGACGCTGGTTACAAGGATTGGTTCATTCAGCGTTTCCGCAGACCCGGCTTCACTGTGGAGCTGGGCATCGGCAAAAATCCGCTACCGCTTGCTGATTTTGAAGATATGGCGCTGGAGACCGGACTTATTTTGGCGAATATCCTCTCGAATTTAAAGTGA
- the racE gene encoding glutamate racemase → MQQAIAILDSGVGGLTVAKEVMRQLPREKIIYFGDTARAPYGPRSTEEVKLFTEQIVDYLIQFNPKMIVIACNTATAAALDYISTKVSIPVIGVIHPGARAAISATKSGQVGVIGTVGTIGSGAYTVALQQLSPFVQVVSQACPALVPLVEQGMFRSEESQIAVAESLNGIKYESIDTLILGCTHYPFLIDPIGKVMGPGVKLISSADETAREISTILYDKGKLASGNESPIHQFFCSGDAEMFQRIARDWLGEQIKRTPVVWQVSTL, encoded by the coding sequence GTGCAGCAAGCAATAGCAATATTAGACTCAGGTGTGGGAGGATTGACGGTTGCCAAAGAAGTGATGAGACAGCTCCCAAGGGAGAAAATCATTTATTTCGGAGACACTGCTCGAGCCCCGTACGGACCCCGTTCGACCGAGGAAGTGAAGTTGTTTACCGAACAAATCGTGGATTATTTAATACAATTCAATCCTAAAATGATTGTTATCGCCTGCAATACGGCAACGGCGGCAGCTCTTGATTATATCTCTACCAAGGTATCCATACCCGTAATCGGAGTGATTCATCCCGGTGCTCGTGCGGCAATCAGCGCCACCAAAAGCGGACAGGTCGGTGTGATCGGCACCGTCGGAACAATTGGGAGCGGGGCTTACACAGTGGCATTGCAGCAGCTTTCTCCGTTTGTTCAAGTTGTTAGTCAAGCTTGCCCAGCGCTTGTTCCACTTGTGGAGCAGGGGATGTTTCGCTCGGAAGAAAGTCAAATCGCCGTGGCAGAATCCCTAAACGGGATCAAGTATGAATCTATTGATACACTAATTCTGGGCTGCACCCACTATCCTTTTTTAATTGATCCAATCGGGAAAGTGATGGGTCCAGGAGTAAAGCTGATCAGTTCTGCCGATGAGACAGCACGCGAAATCAGCACGATCCTGTACGACAAAGGAAAGCTGGCCAGCGGGAATGAGAGTCCCATACACCAGTTCTTCTGCAGTGGGGATGCTGAAATGTTCCAGAGAATTGCCCGGGATTGGCTGGGAGAGCAAATCAAACGTACGCCTGTCGTATGGCAAGTATCCACACTATAG
- a CDS encoding YtxH domain-containing protein yields the protein MKKDTKSLLWGAVVGSVVGSVTALLFAPKPGKELRKDIAEGTASTLEKAQEIATQAGDKSVELYSKAKESVEQVVQEVREWTKQCTSAEDEEDKLVVSGITTEESVITVEADDINVNDTDVNNTDVNNTDVDDKDNNGIL from the coding sequence ATGAAGAAGGATACAAAAAGCTTGCTGTGGGGAGCTGTCGTCGGAAGTGTAGTGGGTTCAGTGACAGCTTTGCTGTTCGCCCCTAAACCGGGTAAAGAGCTGCGTAAAGATATTGCGGAAGGAACTGCTTCGACACTCGAGAAGGCACAGGAAATTGCCACACAGGCAGGAGATAAGAGCGTCGAACTGTATAGCAAAGCTAAAGAGAGCGTAGAACAAGTTGTGCAGGAAGTTCGGGAATGGACTAAACAATGTACATCTGCTGAAGATGAAGAAGATAAACTTGTGGTTAGTGGAATTACTACTGAGGAATCTGTTATTACGGTTGAGGCTGATGACATTAATGTAAATGACACTGATGTAAATAACACTGATGTAAATAACACTGATGTGGATGACAAGGATAATAACGGCATTCTATAA
- a CDS encoding metalloregulator ArsR/SmtB family transcription factor, whose amino-acid sequence MKKGQESGSTRRMIMTLLKMKGPLTISALAEELGITEMGVRRHVLQLEQDSLAKTKVVRQAMGRPMHVYSLTERAEEYFPKSYHNLALELLRELDHISGTEAVNVLFEGRRRRMLAQYSPMMERRNLEERVAELSSIQNAGGYMAEWNREEDGSYVMREYNCPIRQVATQYRKACQCEQNLFEELLDATVTRGECMAEGGQCCRYAIVPKSTGKPS is encoded by the coding sequence ATGAAGAAGGGGCAGGAAAGTGGCTCGACTAGACGCATGATTATGACGCTCCTGAAGATGAAAGGCCCGCTGACCATCAGCGCGCTGGCAGAAGAGTTGGGAATCACCGAGATGGGTGTTCGCCGTCATGTGCTGCAGCTGGAACAGGATTCTCTTGCCAAGACCAAAGTAGTGCGTCAAGCGATGGGGCGGCCCATGCATGTCTATTCGCTGACTGAGCGGGCAGAAGAGTATTTTCCAAAAAGCTATCATAATCTGGCGCTGGAGCTGCTGCGTGAGTTGGATCATATCAGTGGCACCGAGGCGGTTAATGTGTTGTTTGAAGGCCGCCGTCGCCGGATGCTTGCTCAATATTCCCCAATGATGGAACGCCGGAATTTGGAGGAACGGGTAGCCGAATTATCCTCCATTCAAAATGCAGGGGGATACATGGCGGAATGGAACCGTGAAGAAGATGGCTCGTATGTCATGCGGGAATATAATTGCCCTATTCGTCAAGTTGCTACTCAATACCGTAAGGCTTGCCAATGCGAACAGAATCTATTTGAAGAGCTCCTTGATGCAACAGTAACTCGTGGTGAATGTATGGCTGAAGGCGGCCAATGCTGCCGGTATGCTATCGTTCCGAAATCAACGGGCAAACCTTCTTGA
- a CDS encoding HepT-like ribonuclease domain-containing protein, with translation MYYVNRKQIDTILGQIPDINTGLRTAAASWDGGTIMGLVQERCLHLAIEVITDVGSCVIDGFIMRDAGSYEDIISIIHEEKVFGGTEIFELLKELVALRKPLVQDYFDWDRSELHPLTLAIPEVLEQFATQVHRYLDQELG, from the coding sequence GTGTATTATGTCAACCGGAAGCAAATAGATACCATTCTTGGTCAAATACCAGACATTAATACAGGTCTTCGGACAGCGGCAGCATCCTGGGATGGCGGTACGATCATGGGACTGGTCCAGGAGCGTTGTCTTCATTTGGCCATTGAGGTTATTACCGATGTCGGCAGCTGTGTGATTGACGGATTTATTATGCGCGATGCGGGCAGCTATGAAGATATCATTTCGATTATTCATGAAGAGAAGGTGTTTGGCGGAACTGAGATTTTCGAGTTGCTTAAAGAGCTGGTCGCGCTCCGCAAGCCGCTGGTGCAGGACTATTTCGACTGGGACCGCAGCGAACTGCATCCTCTTACCTTGGCAATTCCTGAAGTGCTGGAGCAATTCGCCACTCAGGTACATCGATATTTAGATCAGGAGCTGGGATAG
- a CDS encoding Dabb family protein — protein MIKHIVFFKLKDRSPESVAVTVAVLRNMEGRIPQLLSVEVGADIIHSERSFDIALVTVVASLEDLQAYQVHPAHKEVIAHINEVKELSLAVDYEL, from the coding sequence ATGATCAAGCATATTGTGTTTTTCAAATTGAAGGACCGATCTCCTGAGAGTGTGGCGGTAACCGTCGCGGTACTACGGAATATGGAAGGCAGAATTCCACAGCTTCTCTCGGTCGAAGTTGGTGCAGATATCATTCATTCCGAGCGTTCGTTTGATATTGCACTGGTGACTGTTGTAGCTTCTCTGGAGGATTTGCAGGCCTATCAGGTGCATCCCGCCCATAAGGAAGTTATTGCACATATTAACGAAGTTAAAGAGCTTTCACTGGCTGTTGATTACGAACTCTAA
- a CDS encoding helix-turn-helix transcriptional regulator: MPKNQLEPHKIQAWSLINRKYLGKGVRVKRFRRPTRSQIRNRVLLAILMAKDMKLSRFAEELDVSSRSVSAWVYEGRIPSKNNLDNACRLLGYPQHVLFNEALLRQSPIVCQPKPSRFMKRSHSSSPSSNIILTGLCMVYDFSVTDVSNWIGIHPGTFRKWLHYSHLPTPAMQEKAEVFFRIPRNILFADCEFRSSSHN; encoded by the coding sequence ATGCCTAAAAATCAACTAGAACCTCATAAGATCCAGGCCTGGTCCCTAATCAACCGTAAATACCTTGGAAAAGGCGTTCGTGTCAAAAGATTCCGGCGTCCTACGCGCAGTCAGATCCGTAACCGAGTACTGCTAGCAATACTAATGGCTAAGGACATGAAACTCTCCCGATTTGCCGAAGAGCTTGACGTATCCTCTCGCAGTGTAAGTGCCTGGGTATACGAAGGACGTATTCCTTCTAAAAATAATCTGGACAACGCCTGCCGCCTGCTTGGTTATCCACAACACGTCTTGTTCAATGAGGCGCTTTTGCGGCAAAGTCCAATTGTGTGCCAGCCTAAGCCATCCCGATTTATGAAAAGATCCCATAGCAGCTCCCCAAGCAGCAATATCATTTTGACGGGTCTCTGCATGGTATATGACTTCTCCGTTACCGACGTCAGCAACTGGATTGGTATTCATCCCGGCACGTTCCGCAAATGGCTGCATTATAGTCATCTGCCAACCCCGGCTATGCAGGAAAAAGCGGAGGTATTCTTTCGGATTCCGCGGAATATTCTGTTCGCAGATTGTGAATTCCGCTCTTCCTCCCATAATTAG
- a CDS encoding SDR family NAD(P)-dependent oxidoreductase, with protein MDGNSPRLCSTAERVVATARRPEKLDELVQLYGASIRATALDVTDAAAAIAAVQLALDEFGALDVVVNNAGY; from the coding sequence TTGGATGGGAACTCGCCAAGGCTGTGCTCGACAGCAGAGAGAGTGGTCGCAACTGCCCGTCGTCCAGAGAAACTTGATGAGCTTGTGCAGCTGTATGGCGCAAGTATCCGCGCTACCGCACTTGATGTGACCGACGCCGCAGCCGCAATTGCCGCTGTTCAACTGGCACTCGATGAATTCGGAGCGCTCGATGTTGTCGTTAACAATGCCGGCTATTGA
- a CDS encoding TetR/AcrR family transcriptional regulator, producing the protein MSKREDIMNATLDLIDEEGLQSVTFAKILKSAKVGSGTVFNYFHNKEELVNEVYRDVRMHMGQCLLLGYNSELSLYERFKCLQLNRLKFAIAFPKEFRFIDSYSYSPYISTELRMMDDPSSSREVVMSLIIEGQKQGMIKEMDAQLCHSVIHGIITAIVKGYYVQKYPLSEQQVQQTLESSWKAIQV; encoded by the coding sequence ATGAGTAAACGTGAGGATATTATGAATGCTACACTGGATCTGATCGATGAAGAGGGCTTGCAATCCGTAACTTTTGCCAAAATATTAAAAAGTGCAAAAGTGGGCTCTGGGACCGTCTTTAACTATTTTCACAATAAGGAAGAATTGGTCAACGAAGTTTATAGGGATGTACGAATGCATATGGGCCAGTGCCTTCTACTTGGCTACAATTCAGAATTAAGCTTGTATGAACGCTTCAAATGCCTTCAGCTGAATCGACTGAAGTTCGCCATTGCTTTTCCCAAGGAATTCCGCTTTATTGACAGCTATTCTTATTCACCGTACATTTCGACTGAATTACGCATGATGGATGATCCTAGTTCTTCACGGGAAGTCGTAATGTCGCTCATCATTGAAGGGCAGAAACAGGGAATGATCAAAGAAATGGATGCCCAATTATGCCATTCGGTTATCCATGGTATCATTACCGCAATTGTCAAAGGTTATTATGTCCAAAAATATCCGCTGAGCGAACAACAGGTGCAGCAAACGCTAGAGTCCTCCTGGAAAGCGATTCAGGTATAA
- a CDS encoding MBL fold metallo-hydrolase codes for MKHRSMIASGFTDMWEVAPQVIGLRTLFVNLAYVGLPSKEWILVDTGLGQFADSILHTAQERFGKPPLSIVLTHGHFDHVGTLKKLIAEWDVPVYAHPLELPYLTGKEDYPPADPSVGGGLMATVSPLYPHRGIDFGPAVIPLPADGSIPGMEGWSYIHTPGHSPGHISLFRAADKVMIAGDAFITVKQESVFAVLTQQQAVHGPPAYFTTDWDEAEQSVRQLALLDPKVVLTGHGAPMSGAELSKQLAHLCKNFKEVAVPTQGKYV; via the coding sequence ATGAAACATAGAAGCATGATCGCTTCCGGCTTTACCGACATGTGGGAGGTAGCTCCCCAAGTTATTGGCCTTCGCACTTTGTTTGTCAATCTTGCTTATGTAGGCTTGCCCTCTAAGGAATGGATTCTCGTAGATACGGGACTCGGCCAGTTCGCAGACAGCATTCTGCATACGGCACAGGAACGGTTCGGCAAACCTCCACTATCCATCGTCTTGACGCATGGTCACTTCGATCATGTCGGGACGCTGAAAAAACTTATAGCAGAATGGGATGTGCCTGTCTATGCCCATCCGCTGGAGCTTCCGTACCTAACCGGTAAAGAGGATTATCCTCCAGCCGACCCTTCTGTAGGCGGGGGACTGATGGCAACAGTGTCGCCTTTATATCCGCATCGCGGTATTGACTTCGGCCCAGCGGTGATTCCGCTGCCTGCGGATGGAAGCATTCCGGGGATGGAGGGGTGGAGCTATATTCATACTCCGGGGCATAGCCCGGGGCATATTTCACTGTTCCGCGCTGCGGATAAGGTAATGATCGCTGGCGATGCTTTTATCACAGTTAAACAGGAGTCGGTATTCGCCGTTCTAACCCAGCAGCAAGCTGTTCATGGTCCACCCGCCTATTTCACCACGGACTGGGATGAGGCGGAGCAGTCGGTTCGTCAACTTGCTCTACTTGATCCCAAGGTCGTTCTAACAGGGCACGGAGCTCCCATGTCTGGTGCAGAGCTGTCCAAGCAGTTGGCGCATTTATGCAAGAACTTCAAGGAAGTCGCTGTCCCAACTCAAGGAAAGTACGTTTAA
- a CDS encoding class I SAM-dependent methyltransferase: MSEYWSQRFRQEGMIWGSEPSPTALLARDTFRQYQLKSVLVPGAGYGRNTKVFSEEFQTYGIELSQIALEMAVEWDPMSYYIAGSALYCKLDRQVDAIYCYDVLHLFLEEDRRRLVANCLEQLRPGGLLFFTSFSDEDLNYGCGRMIEPDTYEYKEGKYAHFFSEIGLREHFAETEVLETGTQLETLRSPQGVTHTYILRYILARKSTL, from the coding sequence ATGTCAGAATACTGGAGTCAAAGATTTAGGCAGGAGGGCATGATCTGGGGAAGCGAGCCTAGCCCAACAGCTCTCTTGGCAAGAGATACATTCCGGCAGTATCAACTGAAGTCTGTGCTGGTTCCTGGTGCTGGATATGGTCGGAATACGAAGGTATTCTCAGAGGAGTTCCAGACCTACGGCATTGAATTAAGCCAGATCGCACTGGAAATGGCAGTGGAATGGGACCCAATGAGTTATTATATCGCTGGTTCTGCCTTGTACTGCAAATTGGATAGGCAAGTAGATGCTATTTACTGCTATGATGTGCTGCATTTATTTCTGGAGGAAGACCGTCGCAGGCTAGTAGCTAATTGTCTGGAGCAGCTTCGTCCCGGCGGACTACTGTTTTTCACCAGCTTTTCGGATGAAGATCTCAATTATGGCTGCGGAAGAATGATTGAGCCTGATACCTATGAATACAAAGAGGGAAAATATGCCCACTTCTTCAGCGAAATTGGTTTAAGAGAGCATTTTGCAGAGACAGAAGTCTTGGAGACGGGTACTCAGCTGGAGACTTTGCGTAGTCCCCAAGGCGTTACTCATACATACATACTAAGATATATCCTTGCACGAAAGAGCACTTTGTAA
- a CDS encoding GNAT family N-acetyltransferase, whose product MSKFIEEITLNTWPAEQSVLLDGWVLRSASGYTKRANSVNPLYEAAEPSNNIMEKVKLAEQYYEGAGLKPVFKITPYIQPADLDEILLERGYHQVEPSSVRVLDLEGLPVPDSRYVVQVQDELSEAWLDIFAEFTELSAANRNTLRRMLSASHLKQGYAYVLKDGKPMACGLGIIQHGYLGLYDIVTSPAHRRQGIAEQLLLGMFQWGREQGAKTFFLQVVLANYGASALYDKLGFQEIYQYWYRVKG is encoded by the coding sequence ATGTCCAAGTTTATTGAAGAGATTACGTTGAATACCTGGCCTGCGGAGCAAAGTGTTTTGCTGGATGGTTGGGTGCTCCGTTCAGCATCCGGGTATACGAAGCGGGCCAATTCCGTCAATCCACTATATGAAGCCGCTGAACCCAGCAATAACATTATGGAAAAGGTGAAGCTGGCGGAACAGTATTATGAGGGAGCCGGTCTGAAGCCAGTATTCAAAATCACACCCTACATTCAGCCGGCAGACTTGGATGAGATTCTGTTAGAACGCGGTTACCATCAGGTCGAACCTTCATCCGTAAGGGTGCTGGATCTGGAAGGTTTGCCGGTTCCCGATTCTCGGTATGTGGTTCAGGTGCAGGACGAGCTGAGCGAAGCATGGCTGGACATTTTCGCTGAATTTACGGAACTGTCGGCAGCTAACCGAAATACGTTGCGCAGAATGTTATCAGCATCTCATTTGAAGCAAGGTTATGCTTATGTTTTAAAAGATGGCAAACCCATGGCCTGCGGCCTAGGGATCATTCAACACGGCTATTTAGGGCTCTATGATATTGTCACGTCTCCCGCTCATCGAAGACAGGGAATAGCCGAACAGCTGCTGCTTGGAATGTTTCAGTGGGGCAGGGAGCAAGGCGCGAAGACTTTCTTTCTGCAAGTGGTGTTGGCGAATTATGGAGCTTCTGCTCTGTATGATAAGCTGGGTTTTCAGGAGATTTATCAATACTGGTACAGAGTCAAAGGTTAG
- a CDS encoding MFS transporter — MSKSRSHNKQNTEQTVDKHALIFGLISVFLCGIGFTIIMPVIPFLVQPYTSNPGEQAIVVTLLTSVYALCVFFAAPVLGALSDKYGRRPLLLVCLLGSAIGYVVFGIGGALWVLFAGRIIEGITGGSIGTIFAYFADIIPPEQRTKYFGWVSAVVGVGTVIGPTLGGLLAKFGYSVPLYFGAVITLLNVAYGFFFMPESLDKKNRLKEITLVRLNPFIQLANLLSMKNLNRLLISAFLIWIPNGSLQAVFSQLTMDSFSWKPALIGLMFSIMGVQDIVSQGFIMPQLLKKLSDKQIAILGMVSEIIGYSLIAASTLFSFYPLFIAGMFIFGFGDSIFGPTFNGMLSKSVDSSEQGRIQGGSQSIQALARMIGPIIGGQIYVSLGSAAPAFMGMILIAAAIPVLYNKRTQVNI, encoded by the coding sequence ATGTCTAAATCAAGATCACACAATAAACAGAATACTGAACAAACCGTAGATAAACATGCTTTAATATTCGGTTTGATCTCTGTGTTTCTTTGCGGAATAGGCTTCACTATCATAATGCCTGTCATCCCATTCTTAGTGCAGCCTTATACAAGCAATCCGGGAGAACAAGCTATAGTTGTTACGCTGCTGACCTCTGTCTATGCACTCTGCGTGTTTTTTGCGGCCCCCGTACTTGGAGCTTTGAGTGACAAATATGGCCGTCGTCCATTGCTCTTAGTATGTCTTTTGGGTTCCGCCATCGGGTACGTAGTATTTGGTATAGGAGGAGCTCTATGGGTCCTATTCGCTGGTCGTATAATAGAAGGTATAACAGGCGGTAGCATAGGCACTATCTTCGCCTATTTTGCAGACATCATTCCTCCAGAACAGAGAACCAAATACTTTGGATGGGTGAGTGCGGTTGTAGGTGTAGGCACCGTCATTGGCCCAACTCTAGGCGGATTACTTGCCAAGTTTGGTTATTCTGTACCCCTGTATTTTGGAGCAGTAATAACATTATTGAATGTTGCTTATGGATTCTTTTTTATGCCTGAGAGTCTTGACAAGAAGAATAGATTGAAAGAGATCACCTTGGTAAGACTGAATCCATTTATACAGCTCGCAAACCTACTTTCCATGAAGAACTTAAACCGGCTGCTTATCTCAGCGTTCTTAATCTGGATCCCCAACGGATCTTTACAGGCCGTTTTTTCACAATTGACAATGGATTCTTTCAGTTGGAAGCCTGCACTAATCGGACTTATGTTTTCAATTATGGGCGTCCAAGACATCGTTTCACAAGGTTTCATCATGCCACAGCTGTTGAAAAAACTTAGTGATAAACAGATAGCAATTCTTGGAATGGTTTCAGAGATTATAGGCTACAGTCTTATTGCGGCATCGACATTGTTCTCCTTCTATCCTCTGTTTATAGCTGGAATGTTTATATTTGGTTTTGGTGATTCGATCTTTGGGCCTACATTCAACGGAATGCTCTCCAAGTCTGTCGATTCTAGTGAACAAGGAAGAATTCAAGGAGGTAGCCAATCTATTCAAGCTTTAGCAAGAATGATTGGGCCTATTATTGGAGGTCAAATCTATGTATCGCTTGGGTCTGCCGCCCCCGCTTTTATGGGGATGATCCTTATAGCAGCGGCCATACCAGTTTTATATAATAAGCGTACGCAAGTAAATATATAA
- the rpsN gene encoding 30S ribosomal protein S14, with translation MAKKSKVIKELKRQALVVKYAERRKELKANGDYLALQKLPRDSSATRQKNRCQVSGRPRGYLSKFMISRIIFRELAHKGQIPGITKSSW, from the coding sequence ATGGCGAAGAAATCCAAAGTAATCAAAGAATTAAAGAGACAGGCACTGGTCGTGAAGTATGCGGAGAGAAGAAAAGAATTAAAGGCGAACGGGGATTATCTGGCACTGCAAAAGCTGCCCCGAGATTCCTCGGCAACCCGCCAGAAGAATAGATGCCAGGTTTCCGGCAGACCGCGCGGTTATTTGAGCAAATTTATGATTTCCCGGATCATTTTCCGTGAGCTGGCCCATAAAGGCCAGATTCCCGGCATCACCAAGTCGAGCTGGTAA